In Brassica rapa cultivar Chiifu-401-42 chromosome A06, CAAS_Brap_v3.01, whole genome shotgun sequence, a single window of DNA contains:
- the LOC103872361 gene encoding protein TOPLESS isoform X2, whose amino-acid sequence MSSLSRELVFLILQFLDEEKFKETVHKLEQESGFFFNMKYFEDEVHNGNWDEVEKYLSGFTKVDDNRYSMKIFFEIRKQKYLEALDKHDRPKAVEILVKDLKVFSTFNEELFKEITQLLTLENFRENEQLSKYGDTKSARSIMLVELKKLIEANPLFRDKLQFPTLRNSRLRTLINQSLNWQHQLCKNPRPNPDIKTLFVDHSCGPPNGARAPSPVNNPLLGGIPKAGGFPPLGAHGPFQPTASPVPTPLAGWMSSPSSVPHPAVSAGPIALGGPSISAALKHPRTPPTALDYPSADSEHVSKRTRPMGISDEVSLGVNMLPMSFPGQAHGHSPAFKAPDDLPKTVARTLTQGSSPMSMDFHPIKQTLLLVGTNVGDIGLWEVGSRERLVQKTFKVWDISKCSMPLQAALVKEPVVSVNRVIWSPDGSLFGVAYSRHIVQLYSYHGGEDMRQHLEIDAHVGGVNDISFSTPNKQLCVITCGDDKTIKVWDAATGVKRHTFEGHEAPVYSICPHYKENIQFIFSTALDGKIKAWLYDNMGSRVDYDAPGRWCTTMAYSADGTRLFSCGTSKDGESYIVEWNESEGAVKRTYQGFHKRSLGVVQFDTTKNRYLAAGDDFSIKFWDMDNVQLLTAIDGDGGLQASPRIRFNKEGSLLAVSGNENVIKVMANSDGLRLLHTFENVSSESSKNGDSRNMVDVKPVITEEPNDKSKIWKLTEVSEPSQCRSLRLPENLRVAKISRLIFTNSGNAILALASNAIHLLWKWQRNDRNATGKATASLPPQQWQPASGILMTNDAAENNPEEAVPCFALSKNDSYVMSASGGKISLFNMMTFKTMATFMPPPPAATFLAFHPQDNNIIAIGMDDSTIQIYNVRVDEVKSKLKGHSKRITGLAFSNVLNVLVSSGADAQLCVWNTDGWEKQRSKVLPLPQGRPNTAPSDTRVQFHQDQAHFLVVHETQLAIYETTKLECMKQWPVRESSAPITHATFSCDSQLVYASFMDATICVFSSANLRLRCRVNPSAYLPASLSNSNVHPLVIAAHPQEPNMFAVGLSDGGVHIFEPVESEGKWGVAPPAENGSASGAAAAPSVGASASDQPQR is encoded by the exons ATGTCTTCTCTTAGTAGAGAGCTCGTGTTCCTGATCTTACAGTTTCTAGATGAGGAGAAGTTTAAAGAGACTGTTCACAA GCTTGAACAAGAATCTGGATTTTTCTTCAACATGAAGTATTTTGAGGATGAGGTGCATAATGGGAACTGGGATGAGGTTGAGAAGTATCTCTCTGGTTTCACAAAAGTTGATGATAATAGATACTCTATGAAGATATTCTTCGAGATTAGAAAGCAGAAGTATCTCGAGGCTTTGGATAA GCATGATCGTCCCAAGGCGGTGGAAATATTAGTGAAGGATTTGAAAGTGTTTTCAACTTTTAACGAGGAGCTTTTCAAAGAAATAACTCAGCTCTTGACGTTAGAGAACTTCAG GGAGAATGAACAGTTATCCAAATATGGAGACACCAAGTCAGCAAGATCAATCATGTTGGTGGAACTCAAGAAGTTGATTGAGGCTAATCCCTTGTTCCGTGATAAGTTGCAGTTTCCTACTCTTAGAAACTCAAGGCTCAGGACTCTGATCAACCAGAG CTTGAATTGGCAACACCAGCTCTGTAAAAACCCAAGGCCAAATCCGGATATAAAGACACTTTTTGTGGATCATTCGTGTGGCCCTCCAAATGGTGCACGAGCTCCATCTCCTGTGAACAATCCATTGCTTGGAGGGATACCAAAAGCTGGAGGGTTTCCTCCTTTGGGTGCACATGGG CCATTTCAACCAACGGCCTCACCTGTTCCAACTCCTCTTGCTGGTTGGATGTCTAGTCCATCTTCTGTCCCACACCCAGCTGTCTCTGCTGGTCCCATTGCTCTTGGTGGTCCATCTATCTCAG CGGCATTGAAGCATCCGAGAACTCCTCCAACTGCTTTAGACTACCCATCAGCAGACTCTGAGCATGTCTCAAAAAGAACAAGGCCTATGGGAATCTCTGACGAGGTGAGTCTAGGTGTGAACATGTTGCCAATGTCTTTTCCAGGGCAGGCACATGGTCACAGCCCGGCTTTCAAAGCACCTGATGACTTGCCCAAGACAGTTGCACGAACCTTGACTCAGGGCTCATCTCCCATGAGCATGGACTTCCACCCAATTAAACAGACACTGCTTCTAG TTGGTACAAATGTAGGAGATATAGGGCTGTGGGAAGTTGGTTCTCGAGAAAGATTAGTGCAGAAGACCTTCAAAGTCTGGGATATAAGCAAATGTTCAATGCCCTTACAGGCTGCTCTGGTGAAAGAGCCTGTCGTATCTGTCAACCGTGTGATATGGAGTCCTGACGGTTCCTTGTTCG GAGTTGCTTACTCGAGACATATTGTACAACTATACTCTTATCATGGTGGTGAAGACATGAGGCAACACCTTGAG ATTGATGCTCATGTTGGTGGTGTGAATGATATTTCCTTCTCAACTCCAAACAAGCAACTGTGTGTGATAACTTGTGGTGATGACAAAACCATCAAGGTCTGGGACGCGGCAACTGGTGTCAAAAGACATACTTTTGAAGGCCATGAAGCTCCTGTTTACTCCATCTGTCCTCACTACAAAGAAAACATTCAG TTCATATTCTCGACAGCTCTAGATGGGAAAATCAAGGCATGGTTGTATGATAACATGGGTTCTAGAGTTGACTATGACGCACCTGGTCGCTGGTGTACTACAATGGCCTATAGTGCAGATGGAACTAGGCTGTTCTCTTGTGGGACGAGTAAAGATGGAGAGTCTTACATAGTTGAGTGGAACGAAAGCGAAGGAGCTGTTAAAAGAACTTACCAAGGCTTCCACAAGCGTTCCCTCGGCGTTGTGCAGTTTGATACGACTAAAAACCGTTACCTAGCTGCGGGCGATGACTTCTCCATCAAGTTCTGGGATATGGACAATGTGCAGCTTTTGACTGCCATTGATGGCGATGGAGGTCTTCAGGCAAGCCCGCGTATCCGGTTTAACAAGGAAGGCTCTCTCTTGGCCGTGTCTGGAAACGAGAATGTGATTAAGGTTATGGCGAACTCGGATGGTTTAAGACTGTTGCACACCTTTGAGAATGTTTCATCTGAATCCTCCAAG AATGGAGATTCGAGGAACATGGTAGATGTGAAGCCAGTGATTACAGAAGAACCAAATGATAAGTCTAAGATATGGAAGCTTACTGAAGTCAGCGAGCCTTCTCAATGCAGGTCACTGAGACTCCCTGAGAATCTGAGAGTTGCGAAG ATATCAAGATTGATTTTCACGAATTCAGGAAACGCTATACTGGCCTTGGCATCAAACGCTATTCATCTTCTATGGAAATGGCAGAGGAATGACCGCAACGCAACTGGAAAG GCGACAGCTTCTTTACCGCCTCAGCAATGGCAACCAGCAAGTGGGATCCTCATGACTAACGACGCTGCTGAAAACAATCCTGAAGAAGCTGTACCTTGTTTTGCTTTATCCAAGAATGATTCATATGTGATGTCAGCCTCTGGAGGAAAGATCTCCTTGTTTAACATGATGACCTTTAAG ACGATGGCTACTTTCATGCCACCACCACCTGCTGCAACTTTTCTTGCTTTCCACCCTCAAGACAACAACATCATTGCTATTGGAATGGATGATAGTACTATTCAGATTTATAACGTCCGTGTTGATGAG GTGAAGAGTAAGCTTAAAGGTCATTCAAAGAGAATAACTGGTCTTGCCTTCTCCAATGTGTTAAACGTGCTGGTTTCTTCTGGAGCAGATGCTCAG CTTTGTGTTTGGAACACAGATGGATGGGAGAAGCAAAGAAGCAAGGTTCTTCCACTTCCACAGGGAAGACCAAACACTGCACCTTCGGATACGCGTGTTCAGTTCCACCAAGATCAAGCTCACTTCCTCGTGGTGCACGAGACACAGCTTGCTATTTACGAAACAACCAAGCTCGAATGCATGAAACAG TGGCCAGTGAGAGAATCATCAGCTCCGATCACTCATGCCACGTTCTCATGTGATAGCCAACTGGTCTATGCGAGTTTTATGGATGCAACTATCTGTGTGTTTAGCTCTGCAAATCTAAGGTTGCGTTGCCGAGTCAACCCTTCTGCGTATCTACCAGCTAGTCTCAG CAACTCGAACGTACATCCACTGGTGATTGCGGCACATCCGCAAGAACCAAACATGTTTGCTGTTGGACTCTCAGACGGAGGAGTTCATATATTCGAACCTGTTGAGTCTGAAGGTAAATGGGGAGTGGCTCCACCTGCCGAGAACGGGTCAGCAAGCGGTGCAGCGGCTGCACCATCTGTTGGAGCCTCTGCCTCTGATCAGCCACAGAGATGA
- the LOC103872361 gene encoding protein TOPLESS isoform X1, which yields MSSLSRELVFLILQFLDEEKFKETVHKLEQESGFFFNMKYFEDEVHNGNWDEVEKYLSGFTKVDDNRYSMKIFFEIRKQKYLEALDKHDRPKAVEILVKDLKVFSTFNEELFKEITQLLTLENFRENEQLSKYGDTKSARSIMLVELKKLIEANPLFRDKLQFPTLRNSRLRTLINQSLNWQHQLCKNPRPNPDIKTLFVDHSCGPPNGARAPSPVNNPLLGGIPKAGGFPPLGAHGPFQPTASPVPTPLAGWMSSPSSVPHPAVSAGPIALGGPSISAALKHPRTPPTALDYPSADSEHVSKRTRPMGISDEVSLGVNMLPMSFPGQAHGHSPAFKAPDDLPKTVARTLTQGSSPMSMDFHPIKQTLLLVGTNVGDIGLWEVGSRERLVQKTFKVWDISKCSMPLQAALVKEPVVSVNRVIWSPDGSLFGVAYSRHIVQLYSYHGGEDMRQHLEIDAHVGGVNDISFSTPNKQLCVITCGDDKTIKVWDAATGVKRHTFEGHEAPVYSICPHYKENIQFIFSTALDGKIKAWLYDNMGSRVDYDAPGRWCTTMAYSADGTRLFSCGTSKDGESYIVEWNESEGAVKRTYQGFHKRSLGVVQFDTTKNRYLAAGDDFSIKFWDMDNVQLLTAIDGDGGLQASPRIRFNKEGSLLAVSGNENVIKVMANSDGLRLLHTFENVSSESSKPAISSLAAAAAAAAATSAGLTDRPANVVSIQGMNGDSRNMVDVKPVITEEPNDKSKIWKLTEVSEPSQCRSLRLPENLRVAKISRLIFTNSGNAILALASNAIHLLWKWQRNDRNATGKATASLPPQQWQPASGILMTNDAAENNPEEAVPCFALSKNDSYVMSASGGKISLFNMMTFKTMATFMPPPPAATFLAFHPQDNNIIAIGMDDSTIQIYNVRVDEVKSKLKGHSKRITGLAFSNVLNVLVSSGADAQLCVWNTDGWEKQRSKVLPLPQGRPNTAPSDTRVQFHQDQAHFLVVHETQLAIYETTKLECMKQWPVRESSAPITHATFSCDSQLVYASFMDATICVFSSANLRLRCRVNPSAYLPASLSNSNVHPLVIAAHPQEPNMFAVGLSDGGVHIFEPVESEGKWGVAPPAENGSASGAAAAPSVGASASDQPQR from the exons ATGTCTTCTCTTAGTAGAGAGCTCGTGTTCCTGATCTTACAGTTTCTAGATGAGGAGAAGTTTAAAGAGACTGTTCACAA GCTTGAACAAGAATCTGGATTTTTCTTCAACATGAAGTATTTTGAGGATGAGGTGCATAATGGGAACTGGGATGAGGTTGAGAAGTATCTCTCTGGTTTCACAAAAGTTGATGATAATAGATACTCTATGAAGATATTCTTCGAGATTAGAAAGCAGAAGTATCTCGAGGCTTTGGATAA GCATGATCGTCCCAAGGCGGTGGAAATATTAGTGAAGGATTTGAAAGTGTTTTCAACTTTTAACGAGGAGCTTTTCAAAGAAATAACTCAGCTCTTGACGTTAGAGAACTTCAG GGAGAATGAACAGTTATCCAAATATGGAGACACCAAGTCAGCAAGATCAATCATGTTGGTGGAACTCAAGAAGTTGATTGAGGCTAATCCCTTGTTCCGTGATAAGTTGCAGTTTCCTACTCTTAGAAACTCAAGGCTCAGGACTCTGATCAACCAGAG CTTGAATTGGCAACACCAGCTCTGTAAAAACCCAAGGCCAAATCCGGATATAAAGACACTTTTTGTGGATCATTCGTGTGGCCCTCCAAATGGTGCACGAGCTCCATCTCCTGTGAACAATCCATTGCTTGGAGGGATACCAAAAGCTGGAGGGTTTCCTCCTTTGGGTGCACATGGG CCATTTCAACCAACGGCCTCACCTGTTCCAACTCCTCTTGCTGGTTGGATGTCTAGTCCATCTTCTGTCCCACACCCAGCTGTCTCTGCTGGTCCCATTGCTCTTGGTGGTCCATCTATCTCAG CGGCATTGAAGCATCCGAGAACTCCTCCAACTGCTTTAGACTACCCATCAGCAGACTCTGAGCATGTCTCAAAAAGAACAAGGCCTATGGGAATCTCTGACGAGGTGAGTCTAGGTGTGAACATGTTGCCAATGTCTTTTCCAGGGCAGGCACATGGTCACAGCCCGGCTTTCAAAGCACCTGATGACTTGCCCAAGACAGTTGCACGAACCTTGACTCAGGGCTCATCTCCCATGAGCATGGACTTCCACCCAATTAAACAGACACTGCTTCTAG TTGGTACAAATGTAGGAGATATAGGGCTGTGGGAAGTTGGTTCTCGAGAAAGATTAGTGCAGAAGACCTTCAAAGTCTGGGATATAAGCAAATGTTCAATGCCCTTACAGGCTGCTCTGGTGAAAGAGCCTGTCGTATCTGTCAACCGTGTGATATGGAGTCCTGACGGTTCCTTGTTCG GAGTTGCTTACTCGAGACATATTGTACAACTATACTCTTATCATGGTGGTGAAGACATGAGGCAACACCTTGAG ATTGATGCTCATGTTGGTGGTGTGAATGATATTTCCTTCTCAACTCCAAACAAGCAACTGTGTGTGATAACTTGTGGTGATGACAAAACCATCAAGGTCTGGGACGCGGCAACTGGTGTCAAAAGACATACTTTTGAAGGCCATGAAGCTCCTGTTTACTCCATCTGTCCTCACTACAAAGAAAACATTCAG TTCATATTCTCGACAGCTCTAGATGGGAAAATCAAGGCATGGTTGTATGATAACATGGGTTCTAGAGTTGACTATGACGCACCTGGTCGCTGGTGTACTACAATGGCCTATAGTGCAGATGGAACTAGGCTGTTCTCTTGTGGGACGAGTAAAGATGGAGAGTCTTACATAGTTGAGTGGAACGAAAGCGAAGGAGCTGTTAAAAGAACTTACCAAGGCTTCCACAAGCGTTCCCTCGGCGTTGTGCAGTTTGATACGACTAAAAACCGTTACCTAGCTGCGGGCGATGACTTCTCCATCAAGTTCTGGGATATGGACAATGTGCAGCTTTTGACTGCCATTGATGGCGATGGAGGTCTTCAGGCAAGCCCGCGTATCCGGTTTAACAAGGAAGGCTCTCTCTTGGCCGTGTCTGGAAACGAGAATGTGATTAAGGTTATGGCGAACTCGGATGGTTTAAGACTGTTGCACACCTTTGAGAATGTTTCATCTGAATCCTCCAAG CCTGCAATAAGTAGCcttgcagcagcagcagccgcAGCTGCTGCTACGAGTGCTGGACTCACAGATCGACCAGCCAATGTAGTTTCCATCCAAGGAATG AATGGAGATTCGAGGAACATGGTAGATGTGAAGCCAGTGATTACAGAAGAACCAAATGATAAGTCTAAGATATGGAAGCTTACTGAAGTCAGCGAGCCTTCTCAATGCAGGTCACTGAGACTCCCTGAGAATCTGAGAGTTGCGAAG ATATCAAGATTGATTTTCACGAATTCAGGAAACGCTATACTGGCCTTGGCATCAAACGCTATTCATCTTCTATGGAAATGGCAGAGGAATGACCGCAACGCAACTGGAAAG GCGACAGCTTCTTTACCGCCTCAGCAATGGCAACCAGCAAGTGGGATCCTCATGACTAACGACGCTGCTGAAAACAATCCTGAAGAAGCTGTACCTTGTTTTGCTTTATCCAAGAATGATTCATATGTGATGTCAGCCTCTGGAGGAAAGATCTCCTTGTTTAACATGATGACCTTTAAG ACGATGGCTACTTTCATGCCACCACCACCTGCTGCAACTTTTCTTGCTTTCCACCCTCAAGACAACAACATCATTGCTATTGGAATGGATGATAGTACTATTCAGATTTATAACGTCCGTGTTGATGAG GTGAAGAGTAAGCTTAAAGGTCATTCAAAGAGAATAACTGGTCTTGCCTTCTCCAATGTGTTAAACGTGCTGGTTTCTTCTGGAGCAGATGCTCAG CTTTGTGTTTGGAACACAGATGGATGGGAGAAGCAAAGAAGCAAGGTTCTTCCACTTCCACAGGGAAGACCAAACACTGCACCTTCGGATACGCGTGTTCAGTTCCACCAAGATCAAGCTCACTTCCTCGTGGTGCACGAGACACAGCTTGCTATTTACGAAACAACCAAGCTCGAATGCATGAAACAG TGGCCAGTGAGAGAATCATCAGCTCCGATCACTCATGCCACGTTCTCATGTGATAGCCAACTGGTCTATGCGAGTTTTATGGATGCAACTATCTGTGTGTTTAGCTCTGCAAATCTAAGGTTGCGTTGCCGAGTCAACCCTTCTGCGTATCTACCAGCTAGTCTCAG CAACTCGAACGTACATCCACTGGTGATTGCGGCACATCCGCAAGAACCAAACATGTTTGCTGTTGGACTCTCAGACGGAGGAGTTCATATATTCGAACCTGTTGAGTCTGAAGGTAAATGGGGAGTGGCTCCACCTGCCGAGAACGGGTCAGCAAGCGGTGCAGCGGCTGCACCATCTGTTGGAGCCTCTGCCTCTGATCAGCCACAGAGATGA